The genomic region ATGGCCAGCCCTTGGGGACACCAGCACCACTCACCAACCCTCTTTGCATCAAAGCTCGCGCCGCTGCCGCGAGCGTTTTCAGCCTTCTTGCTGGCGTGGAAGAGCGGTGACGCCGCGGCtgagctggaaaaataaatgagccTTGGTGCTAAACACCCCTCGTCCCGGCTTGCTGTCATCCTGGAGGGTTTCTTTCCTAGGCTCGGCCATCACCGGAGCGGCCGATGGCCCCTGTGCCGCCGCGGCGCAGCCAGGCCGTCGTGTTAAAGCGTGGCGGAGCAAAGAAATTTGGATGGGGGAGGCTCCGGGGGCGTCGCCCGTCCctgcaggcagcgctgccggacgctgcccgtccccctGCACAGCACCGAGCACCACCAAAGCGTGCCCCGCCGCCACCGATGCCTCCAGCCCCCGGGGACGATCCGGTTCATCCCCATCTCATCCAACACCCGCCGGTGTCACGGCGTCGCCTCCCCGTCCCCCGTAGCGCAGCCTTGGTTTCGCGGAGCCCGTAGGGACGCGCCGGCAGCGCCGCCGAGACACACCAAAACTCTTTAATTTTGATCAAACAGCCGCGCCGGACCTCACTCACCGCCAACGCCACCCACGCCGCGGCTCCCCTTCACCCAGGGGATGCCAGGCtagggttttttgggttgttggtttttttttcccccccaaaaaatccgctttttttctttttttttttttttttttggatgagCAACGGTATGAACCTCGCAGAGCCGAATGAGTTGCAGCGGTTTTCTTTTTATAGGACAAGAAGACAGAAGAGTTCTTCTCTGGGGTGGCTCCAGACTAGAGGAAGTCTCTAGTGAGTTTCCACTTCACGTAGTACCCagctccgccgccgccggcccctgccccggccccgctaaATCCCCTCTTCTCTTTTGTGTCCCAGCAGGTACAACAGGTTCAGGTCTTTGCCGACGTACAGTGTACAGTGAATCTGGTAGGAGATCCCTACCTCAACCCGCCGGCTCCCCTGGGCACCCCGAAAAACGCCGCCgggccaccgccgccgccgggccagCAGAAGAGCCTTCTTCAGCAGCTACTGACTGAATAATCGCTTTTCGAGGAATGTGAAATTTAAATAAGAAGACGTACagagatatataaatatatatattatatatttttctgagatttttgaTATCTCAACCCGCAGCCATTCTTCAGCTCGTAGTGTTTGGAGCAAaaaggggtttgttttttctgttgttttatggGGGggaggttgggttttttcctcccttttttcttcccccctttttttccctagttttcctccctttttcccctcttttccccccctctATTTTTCCCCCTAGgcccccttttttcccctctttctccctttttttttttcttccttttttcgtttctttgttgttttttttttaaaaaaagcgtTGGATGTCGGCAAAGCAACGAGGCGGGACAGTCGGTTTCTCGAGCCAAAATTACAGATGATTCTTATTTTTGTAATCATTTTGCTGGCTTCTTAATCTGGAGGAAGGTTTCTcggggaggcggggagggggagaaggcagctggaggactgcggcggcggcaggaggaggaggaggaggaagagtaaTCTCAGTTTCAGCTGGATCTGTCACTGATCACGTCTCGGCGCGGGGCACGGAAGGGGATCGGCGCTGGACTTCTGCGGGAAAAGCCGGTTTTTTTTATTCACGCTTAAACAaaaccccttctctcccctccgCCCCAGCCCGCTTGTGCGTACAATCAGCTTTTTCTAGCAATCGTGAGTTTGTcggttttaaagaaaaaaagaaaaaggaaaaaaaaaaaaaaaaaaagagtattttgacccaccatttttttccatgttttatgCTGGTTTCAGGTCTCCGAGCGaaacgggggtggggggctacGATGTGTATATTataacaggaggagaaaaaaaaaaaaaaagaaaaaaaagactaaaaaaagaaaaaaagacaaaaaagaacagtttggggaaaaaacgGCAATAATTTTTAGGGGGAAGGATGGGGGGAGGGGTCTGTCAATTATTGTAGATAAaattttctgattaaatattaaataaaattaagcagtcggttctttctgctttgattGTGTTTAACAGCTGAGGTAGcttaaactatttaaaataataataataaaataataataataattgaaTTCTCTGTTGGGAgatagcttatttttttttcccctcaagccTGTCACTGTAAATAGCTCTGAGCTCTGTAtaaatttgtttccttctcttttagtTGGGGGTCGCTTTTAATATTCACTGCTGACTTTTactggggggggagggcggctataggggaattttttttttccctctctaaaAATCGCGCTggtgtgtggaaaaaaaaaaataatgtgtaGCTTTGTTGATTGACCTTTGCAAGAgttaaagatgaaaaaaaaaaccaaacaaacaaacaaaaaaaaaaagaaccggAGTTTGCCAGCTAATGTTTCGTTGTTTCTGTGCCGACGGGGACGCCGCAGCGGTGCCGGGGCTGTTTGCCGGGGCAGGAGGCGTGGGCAGCCGGGGGGTCGCGCCGGCCTCGCCACCACGAACCCCTCTGTCACCGCGGTTTGTCACTCCGGGGAGTTGGAAATCAGCCGGTGCGCGGAGCCTGGTGGCAAAACCGGTGTCTTAAACCCCAAAGCGCtgtagagaaaaatatatacGGTGCGTGCGTGTGGTTATTAGGCACCGAATTTACCGCTGCGTGCGGATGGTGGACAACCCCACGGCGATGGCGGGGGGCACGCAGGGTTTCAGGGCTCGGTTTTGGGGGTGGGCGCTCCCcagcgccgcggcggggcgTTCGGCGCGGGGTTTGCCGGCGTGCGGTAACACCACGGCGGAAGCGCCGCTTGGGTTGGCTCTGGCAAGAGCAGCGAGAGAAACGGCGCATGGCTCGTGTGTGGAGCCCCAAACTCAACGCCACGAAGAGCTGCTCTGCGCTTGCCTTCAgccctggaaaaggggaaattggcggggcagggggtgagAGTGGCATTAACAGGATGACctggatggggagggggggcggcaCACACACATCCAGCTGACAACGCACTCTTTTTAACTAGAAGTGGCtcatttcaaacatttttactgtaaaCGAAGCTGAACGCAGCAGGACAAGGTCTGCAGCGAGTCCCAGCTCGCCGGCCGATGCTGCCGTCTGCTGTTTGCGTGGCTCCCGGCAGGGTTTCAGCACACGCTTCAGCGCAAATAAAGCCATGGACAAACCGGCCTCGTTGGTGCGGGAGGAAAAAGTGATCCGACATGGCTCCGCGGCCACGGAGCGAGgggcggaggtgggagaggcgCCGGGAGCGCGGCCACGCCGGCAGCAGAACCGGCGCCAAATCCGCGGGGAGGAGCGGAGccgccgggcggccgtgccTGCGGCCAGGCCCCGCTTGCGGAGCTCGGGCACTGGGAAAGCAGCCGTCGGGATGGACGGACTCACGGACGGGGAAGCTCAAAGAGCTACCCAGGGGAAAAAGTCACCcctaaaaagcagcagagacattTTCAAGGACCCACAGTTTGCCTGTGCCGGCAGTGGGACGACCTACAAGCATGCCGACTGCGCGGGCAGCAGATTAATACAACAAATAGCCACTTTCTGCACAGAATAACATTTAATCCTGGCCACCAAAGAACCGTTTCACACCGTGTAACTGCTATAGAAGACTACCTGCTGCTGAGCGTTAGCACAACGTTCCTGAGACgcagcagctttcctcctgGTGCCTGCCCGGGGTTGAGCTCACCTCTGGCCCAGGAGGAGAGCTGCCCATGCCCGGTCGCAGTCACTTCAGCAATTTAAATTTCTTGAGATACTGGTGAACCTGGTCCTTCGGGTAGGGCCTGAGCGCCAGGCAGGTGGCCACGTTCTCGGGCTGCTCAGTCCACACCTCGTGGTCGACGCTGTGCTGCTTCAGGGTCTCTGCCAGCGCCGTCAGGGCAGCTTCGTCCGGAGCCTGGCAAAAAACAAGGCCTGCTCTGAGGGTTTGGGTGCTCGGCGCCGCTGCTTACCCGGGAAGAGGCAAAGCAAGACAGCTCATGCCGAGGGCGGCGGGCAGCCGCCTGCGCGCAGATACTAGGGTGGGCAATCCCCATGCTTTGTACCTTACCCAAAAGGCATTTTGTTCTTGCAGGGCCTGACTGCGCCGCCGGCCTCTGCAAGCACTAGGGGTAGGAGCTGGGAGTTCTCAACCAATATAGCTTGTAAAACTTCAAAAATGCATGGTTTATTTCCCTCTGGAAAGCTTGCCCGGTGCAGCGCACCCCACACCCGCACCGAGGCTGCCCTGCGAGTGGTGCCCATCACCGCCCTGACCCCTTGGGGAGCTCAGGGCACGGTTCGCTCCAAGGCTGAAACGGGTATGTGGGGGGCCGAGGGGCGTGAGGAGAGGCCGGGCTGAGGCCGAGGTACGCCCACCCCTCCCGCGGACCTTCACCGTCCCCTCAGGGCGCTGCCAAGCCCGCCCCAAAatggcggccgccgccgccccccccccccccgaaaatggccgcccccctcccctcccggagCCCAGCGCTCCCGGCCTGCCCCGCGCACCTCCAGCACGACGGTTCGCATGGCGCCGCCCGCCTCCAGGTACGCGCGGGTGTCGGGGTGCCGGCCGTGGGCATGGACGGCGGCCACGACGGCGTGGCAGCCCTGAGCCACCACCGCGCCCAAGGGCCAGGACCGCGGCGGCCGGACCAGGTCCCCCCGCAGCACCACGTACTGcaccagccccgccgccgccgctccgggcGCCGCCATCTTGCCGTACGGAACCCGTTGGGGAGGAGGATAAGGCGGCGCAGTGCATGCCGGGAGCCCGCCATTTTGTTGTACGGCAAACTGTGAGGTCTGTGAATGGCGTCATGGGAGGTGACGTTTTTCTGACGCTGCTGAGGCGCGTAGTTTGAGCGTCGGTCGTTACGGTGAGCGCGGGAGCCGTTGGGGAGCGGGGGACGGTGGGTCCCGGCTCGCCTTCCCTGTCAGCCCTCGGGGCTGTGGCGGCTCTCCGGGCTCTCCTCACCGGTGGGCCTTGTCCGTCCCTGCGCTCCCGGCGGGTTCCTTGTGGGGCCGGCGCGAAACGGTGGCTCATAAACGGTGGGTTATGGCGTGTCCTTAGGCAGGTTGtgcctgaccagcctgatcTTCTATGGCCTGGCGACCCGCCTagtgggggagggaaaggctgtgcgTGTTGTCTGCCCGGGCGTTAGCGAAGCctttggcactgtctcccacagcaccctcctggAGACactggcggctcatggcttggacgaGGGGACCCTTTGCTGGGCAACAAACTGGCcggatggccgagcccagagagttgtggtgacggagctaaatccagctggcggccggtcacgactggggctccccagggctcagcgcTGGGGCCGGTCTTGCTTAATGTATTTGTCAATGATCTGGGcgaggggatcgagtgcgccctcagtgaggtgcagatgacaccaagctgggcgggagtatggatctgctcgagggcagggaggctctgcagagggacctgggcaggctgcatcgatgggccaaggccagttgtgtgaggtttaacaaggcccagtgccgggtcctgcccttgggtcaccccaaccccaggcagcgccccaggcctggggcagaggggctgggaagtgcccggcggagaaggccctgggggtgctggctgacagccggctgggcatgagccagcagtgcccgggtggccaaggaggccaccagcccccgggcttgtgtcagcactggggtggccagcaggggccgggcagggatggggcccctgtgctcggccctggggaggccccacctcgagtgctgggctcaggtttgggcccctcgggacaagaagggcctggaggggctggagcgtgtccagagaagggcagcggggctggggcagggtctggagcacaagtgtgctggggggcggctgggggggctgggggggtttagcctggagaagggggggctgaggggagcccttctcgctctctgcagctgcctgagaggggctggagtgaggggggggctggtctctgctcccaagtcaccagtgacaggacgagaggaaccggccccaggctgcgtcaggggagggttaggttgggtgtgagggaaaatgccttccctgccagagcggtcaggccctggcacaggctgcccagagaggtgggggagtcaccgtccctggggggttcaaacaccgtgcagccgtggcacttggggccatggtttgggaggcctgggggtgttgggttgatggttggacttgatgatcttggaagtcttttccaaccttaatgatcctGTAATTTCAGCTGTCAGCCTGTGGGATTGTTCCTGCGTGGGGCCAGCCCAGGTGCTAGACCTGCCCTCAGCACTTCTCAGAGTCCCCTTGAGCaacagaaggaaggagaaagtcCCCTGAGGAAGAGCTCTCGCTTACTCCGCATTGCTGCTGCTCAAGGGATGGAGCCTGGCCAGGGAGTGTCAACATCCACCTTCCTGCTTGCAGGAAAGTCGCAAGGGACAACGGAGGAAAGAAAGGCGTATTCATCAGGCGGTGAGCTGTGTGGGGTACGGGATATCCAAGTGCAAAGTATGTCCACTTGTAGGGGTGAACCGCAAAATGCTCAGGGCCAGAAGTGATGCCCTGGCTCACCGAGTTGTGTCTTGAGTCACTCTCAGCCAATTTTGGTTATGGGGGCTTCAGAGAAGTCGCTTTTCTGCTCTGGGTACTGGATTAGAAGTAAAACTGGGAATTGCAGATGTCTTGGGACCGGGACTGGCATGTTTGCTAGCTTACTCTGCTTCCCAGGAGCTTAGCTAGCTGGTGTGGGGCTCCCTGGTGTTCAGGGTCTGCTGGCACTCAGCCTCACTGTTTAAAATTCCCAAAAGCCTCTTTGCCAGATGTTTGCCTGCCCTCTGCCCTTTGAAAAGCTGTTGTAAGAGGTTTCTTTACATATCTGTGCTGGACCTACTTTGTTTTGGGTACTGCGGTGCGGACCGCTAATAATCACAGACTGGATTTTTGAGAGCGTTGTGCTTTTCCTCGCAGGGGTGATCGCTCACCTGGAAATGCTGGAGGCGCAGGCTCATGAGACAGCCgtgaaggaagaggaaatggAGCAGCGAGCAGAGAAGCTGGCCAGGCTGAAAGCAAGAGTGCAGGAGCTGAGACTCCAGAGGGACAAGCTGCGGGCTAAAGTGGACCTGCAGCAAAACAGGGTGAGAAAGGGCTTGCTGCAGAGACCTGGCAGAGGGCTCTGGTGTGCTCATGCTTTCAGAGTGTGGATTTATGGAGGTTATTCATATAGAGTcaactgttattttttaattttccctttctaaGTCACGTATAGTCCTGGTGTCCCTTGTTTTCAGTACCATGTAGTCCAGAACTGCTGGGTCTCCTTGCTTGGAGGTCAAGTGGCCGTTTCTGAACTCTGTTCTTgagtttttcctcccttcttctccttcatttctcctctcttctgctTGAAATGCCATCATGCTTTTCTCAGAGCTGGGTTATTATTTCTCCGTAGCCTGACTGTGTTCCTTGCACGTGACACGTTTGTGTCAGTGATTTCTGACCTCTCTTCTCTTCTGGCTTTTGTAGCAACTTGAGAAAGGAGGAGTCGTGTCAAATCCGACACAGCCCACCGCTCAGGCTGTTTTAGAGTGGAAGACAAAAAGTCTTAAGGCCATGCTGCAGGTCTTTTACCTCACAGGTAATGTCTCGAGATTTGCGTGTGTTCTGCCAACGGCTGCATTTCTGGGGTGCTAAATTTTGGAAAATGAGCCTGGTGTGAAGAGTGACTTCCCCGTTAGCGTTGTTGCTGTTGTGCTTGGAGCCTTTAGAGTCTGCAAAAGCTGGAAGGGCCGTAACCTTGCAATTCCCTGCCTTTCACAGAAAGGGACATTGCAGGAACTACTGTTTACTGAACTGTATTGTTTAGGCCAAGGTCTAGATTCTGGAAGGCGTGTAACTACCTTTCTCCTAATGAAATCTTTGGGAATTAGGCTGCTAAATATCTAGGGGGTCTTGGTCTTCCAGGCAAGCTTGTGAGGTCAGCACTCTTTTCATCTGCTCATgagctttttaaacaaaatcttgGTTTCCAACGAGAGTCACTTTTGCTCTGTGTTCCGGACAGTGCGAGGATGCGGGTCCTGCCTGGTGCAAGTGTGCCGAGCCCCGCCGTGAGCACACTGCCTTGGGGCAGTGAAGCACTGCCTTCCCCCACCCAGAGCAGCCGGTTCTCCCTGGACCGTGTTTGGAAGTGGCAGCGTAACTCGGTTATTGGGAATTTAAGCTACCATTAAGCTGCTTTATTTCATTAGAGGTCCCTTACTAAAAAGTGGCTGTGCTTGATGTCCCTAAACTCTT from Phalacrocorax carbo chromosome 3, bPhaCar2.1, whole genome shotgun sequence harbors:
- the PTRHD1 gene encoding putative peptidyl-tRNA hydrolase PTRHD1, with protein sequence MAAPGAAAAGLVQYVVLRGDLVRPPRSWPLGAVVAQGCHAVVAAVHAHGRHPDTRAYLEAGGAMRTVVLEAPDEAALTALAETLKQHSVDHEVWTEQPENVATCLALRPYPKDQVHQYLKKFKLLK